TCGAATGGTCCTGCTCTACTGGAGATGTTCGTGATGGTCCTGAATGGGACATGCTTCCGTGTAATGTTAATGATGCCTTTCTTGACATAGATCTCAGGCATTGCATCTCCCGATTCAGAGATGACCGAATACTCGATTGACCTGACATAAACTGGAATGAGTAACGCCGCGGGAATCATCCAGAACGCCATGATGACCCAGAACCAGAATGTGGTTGGGGGTAGATATGTGGCAATCACATCAATAAACTGTTGCATGGTCAGGCCCTCATCTAATATGATGACTATGTAACCGATGCCGATCCAGCCCAGCATTACTATGGCATAGAGACCAAGCGCCGCGGAGATTATGGTGAAATAGAGTTTGTATATCAGACGCCGATCAGGTCTGAACACTTTTCCGCTAGATATCTTTTCAATTGGTGGTCTAATGATTATCCCGTCCACTTCCCTTCCCATGTTAATCAGACTCCTTTCTTTTATATCGAGGTACCTCTTTTGCCGCCAGCTTGTGAAAGATCACAATGGATCGTTTGGTCATCGGGAGACTCATTTCATCATCACGAAGACCAAGATTGTACTCTTTGATGATCACATCTAGAGTTTCTTGGCATGCACTCTCCTTTGGGCACTCGTGACAGAGTTTGCCCGCGTACGAGTCATGCTTGTACCAGATAATGATGCCATGACTCAACGTAAAGACGATGAAGACCTGTGTGTTTGCCTGATAGTCAAACCCGATGAGAAGTCCCTTATAGTCAAGAACACTCTCCACATCAAGACGATGACTTGCAGCGTGCTCTCGTAAAGTCTTCTTGATCTTTTTACGAGCTCGGGACAAGACGCGAGAGACATAT
This Candidatus Thorarchaeota archaeon DNA region includes the following protein-coding sequences:
- a CDS encoding PH domain-containing protein, with the translated sequence MGREVDGIIIRPPIEKISSGKVFRPDRRLIYKLYFTIISAALGLYAIVMLGWIGIGYIVIILDEGLTMQQFIDVIATYLPPTTFWFWVIMAFWMIPAALLIPVYVRSIEYSVISESGDAMPEIYVKKGIINITRKHVPFRTITNISSRAGPFDRIFGIGNVEIETAGYSGTSQMGPEEKLEGIVFFEELRDFILQELRKIRTPYSTATEPVMVQEAPVPNMADSLQDEILIVLREIRDLLKTIAT